Proteins encoded by one window of Salmonirosea aquatica:
- a CDS encoding DUF1553 domain-containing protein, giving the protein MLIRIFQLLTAAFMVFSCRPALPEDVSAAMDQVPDAVDYNRDVKPILSDKCFACHGPDQKKQKAGLRLDVAAHAYGALPESPGQVAIKPGNLRGSEVFRRIISTDPKVMMPGPESHLSLTAYEKAILIKWIENGAEYQPHWAFQKPVRPAIPTEVMRDWGKNPVDRFVAARLASLDLRPAPEADRETLIRRVTFDLTGLPPTLAEIDTFLADKSADAYEKVVDRLLKSPHYGERMATDWLDVARFADSHGYTVDRLRDMSPYRDWVIRAFNRNQPYDRFIHWQLAGDLLSQANREMRIATAFNRNHPQNMEGGIIEKEFQTEYVLDRTNTLGDAFLGLSVGCAKCHDHKYDPISQKNYYQLSAFFNNVAEAGQISWDDAMPSPTLLLPTPRQQKLLEYLNTQIAAQTETLRTEQERGESDFEQWLSSHSYAGLARQTLPGDGLVAHYAFEGNSLRNEVNPKDLAYTTLAGGVREKEVWTTGHQGVGLLLNGDAWLDLDRVGIFRKSEPFSVGLWVRIPKEMQEGVIFHKSLAERLYNFRGYHVYLKDGRLEMSMAHVAPANAISKISRRTVPRDRWIQLTMTNDGSGRAAGLKLYLDGREMPMRTTMDHLDKDILFDEKRVSPQPGLQIGGWWRGYGLKNGAIDDIVVYNRTLTPYEAAILAQKTDWKAIGAKTVSQLTQIEREALRAYYFSAVHLPTRKARQELTETRTMLADSTEPVRELMVMREAMQFRPTYVLERGSYDAPGERVSPATPERIFPFPKDYPKNRYGLARWLTHPDNPLTARVAVNRYWQMFFGTGLVRTSEDFGNQGEMPSHPKLLDWLAVSFQESGWNVKQLIRTLVTSATYRQSSRTPKALYERDPNNRLLARGPTSRLTAEMLRDNALAASGLINLQVGGSSIKPYQPDGLWRINGATYVPDTGAQVYKRSLYVLIKRSVPNPTLGTFDAPSRSFCTVRRQKTNTPLQALVTLNDPTFVEAARVLGEVMSKGEDNRSALVRTYRKLTGRQPTPQEVALLLRLQATEIERFRKNPAKARGWLTTGQYRVDPSLEAARVAANTVVASTIMNSDATLTKR; this is encoded by the coding sequence ATGCTCATCAGGATATTCCAGCTACTGACTGCCGCTTTTATGGTATTTTCCTGTCGCCCTGCTTTGCCAGAAGACGTCAGTGCAGCGATGGATCAGGTACCCGATGCGGTGGATTATAACCGGGATGTAAAGCCGATTCTTTCCGATAAATGCTTTGCCTGCCACGGCCCAGACCAGAAAAAACAAAAGGCGGGACTTCGACTGGATGTAGCAGCACACGCGTACGGTGCCTTGCCTGAATCACCCGGCCAAGTGGCCATTAAGCCTGGCAACCTGCGGGGTAGTGAGGTTTTCCGGCGCATCATCTCCACTGATCCCAAGGTCATGATGCCTGGTCCCGAATCCCACCTGAGCCTGACGGCCTATGAGAAAGCTATCTTGATTAAATGGATCGAGAACGGAGCGGAGTACCAGCCTCATTGGGCGTTTCAGAAACCGGTACGTCCCGCAATTCCAACTGAGGTCATGCGGGACTGGGGAAAAAATCCCGTCGACCGTTTCGTTGCGGCCCGGCTAGCCTCTCTGGACCTACGGCCTGCTCCCGAAGCCGACCGGGAAACCCTGATCCGCCGCGTTACGTTTGACCTGACGGGTCTTCCTCCTACGCTGGCCGAGATCGACACTTTCTTGGCGGACAAAAGTGCAGATGCCTATGAAAAGGTAGTGGATCGGCTGCTCAAGTCACCCCACTACGGCGAACGGATGGCGACGGATTGGCTGGATGTGGCCCGCTTCGCCGATTCCCATGGATATACCGTGGACCGGCTACGGGATATGTCTCCCTATCGGGATTGGGTTATCCGGGCTTTCAACCGGAACCAGCCCTACGACAGGTTCATCCATTGGCAGCTTGCGGGCGACCTGTTGTCCCAAGCCAACCGGGAAATGCGAATCGCCACGGCCTTCAACCGCAATCATCCCCAAAATATGGAAGGAGGCATCATCGAAAAGGAGTTTCAGACCGAATACGTCCTGGACCGTACCAACACGCTCGGCGATGCCTTTCTGGGTCTGTCGGTAGGGTGCGCCAAGTGCCACGACCATAAGTACGACCCTATATCCCAAAAGAACTATTACCAGCTCAGCGCTTTTTTCAACAACGTGGCAGAAGCCGGTCAGATTTCGTGGGATGATGCCATGCCATCGCCCACGCTGTTGCTGCCTACGCCCCGGCAACAGAAGCTCCTGGAATATCTGAACACTCAAATTGCCGCGCAGACCGAAACGCTACGGACCGAGCAGGAAAGGGGGGAATCGGATTTCGAACAATGGCTCTCCAGCCATTCCTATGCCGGATTGGCCCGACAGACCCTTCCCGGAGATGGACTGGTAGCCCACTATGCCTTTGAAGGAAATTCACTGCGCAATGAAGTCAATCCTAAGGACCTGGCCTACACCACGCTGGCGGGCGGCGTTCGGGAAAAGGAAGTGTGGACCACCGGACACCAGGGCGTAGGGCTATTGCTGAATGGCGATGCCTGGCTGGATCTGGACCGGGTAGGGATTTTCCGCAAATCCGAGCCGTTCAGTGTTGGGCTATGGGTCCGAATTCCCAAAGAAATGCAGGAAGGAGTGATTTTTCACAAAAGTCTGGCAGAGCGCCTCTACAATTTCCGAGGCTACCACGTGTACCTCAAGGATGGTCGGCTGGAGATGTCCATGGCCCACGTGGCTCCGGCTAATGCCATTTCTAAAATTAGCCGCCGAACGGTACCCCGAGACCGATGGATCCAGCTGACAATGACCAACGACGGTTCCGGTAGAGCAGCGGGATTGAAACTATACCTGGACGGTCGGGAAATGCCCATGCGTACCACTATGGATCACCTGGACAAGGATATCCTGTTCGACGAAAAGCGGGTAAGCCCCCAGCCCGGGCTACAGATTGGCGGCTGGTGGAGGGGCTACGGTCTCAAGAACGGAGCGATCGATGATATTGTGGTATACAACCGCACTCTGACACCCTACGAGGCCGCCATCCTGGCACAGAAAACCGACTGGAAGGCGATCGGTGCCAAAACCGTCTCACAACTCACGCAAATCGAACGGGAGGCGCTGCGGGCGTATTATTTCTCGGCCGTGCACCTACCCACGCGAAAGGCGAGGCAGGAACTCACCGAAACCCGCACAATGCTGGCCGATAGTACCGAACCGGTGCGGGAGCTGATGGTGATGCGCGAAGCCATGCAATTCCGCCCTACCTACGTGCTGGAACGGGGTAGTTACGATGCCCCGGGCGAACGGGTGTCTCCAGCTACCCCCGAGCGAATTTTTCCGTTTCCCAAAGACTATCCTAAAAACCGGTACGGTCTAGCCCGGTGGCTTACGCACCCCGACAATCCCCTGACGGCCAGGGTGGCGGTGAACCGGTACTGGCAGATGTTTTTTGGAACGGGCTTGGTCAGAACTTCCGAGGATTTTGGGAATCAGGGTGAGATGCCCTCCCATCCCAAACTTTTAGATTGGCTGGCTGTTTCCTTTCAGGAGTCGGGCTGGAATGTGAAACAACTCATCCGTACCCTCGTTACTTCAGCCACCTATCGTCAGTCGTCCCGTACCCCAAAAGCCCTGTATGAGCGTGATCCGAACAACCGCCTGCTGGCTCGGGGCCCAACCAGCCGTTTGACCGCCGAAATGTTACGGGACAATGCCCTGGCAGCCAGTGGCCTGATAAACCTACAGGTGGGCGGCAGTAGCATAAAACCCTACCAGCCCGATGGCCTGTGGCGTATCAATGGCGCTACCTACGTGCCCGATACGGGGGCACAAGTGTACAAGCGAAGCCTGTATGTACTAATTAAGCGGTCCGTACCCAATCCTACGTTGGGTACATTCGATGCGCCCTCCCGCAGTTTTTGTACCGTGCGTCGTCAGAAAACCAACACACCCCTGCAGGCCCTGGTTACGCTCAATGATCCTACTTTTGTCGAAGCCGCCCGCGTACTGGGGGAAGTCATGAGCAAAGGTGAAGACAACCGGTCCGCCCTGGTCAGAACCTACCGGAAACTGACGGGACGGCAACCTACTCCTCAGGAAGTGGCACTGCTACTGCGCCTGCAAGCCACCGAAATCGAACGCTTCCGAAAAAATCCTGCCAAAGCCCGGGGCTGGCTGACGACCGGACAGTACCGGGTCGATCCGTCCCTGGAAGCCGCCCGGGTTGCGGCCAACACAGTAGTGGCCAGTACCATCATGAATTCCGATGCCACCCTCACCAAACGCTGA
- a CDS encoding DUF1501 domain-containing protein codes for MGYHPDEFRLYTPEFHKLNEKLDRRHFLTKTSLGLGALAAGTLFGAGKPFGSAASGTPGLSEDSQEALLQALPHFAPKAKRVVYLFMSGGPSQFETFDYKPKLAPMFGQDLPDSVRQGQRLTGMSANQSSLPIAPSVFSFNQYGESRTWVSELLPHSARVVDELCIVKSLYTEAINHDPAITFFQTGSQLPGRPSIGSWVSYGLGSLNQNLPTFIALVSKNASGQPLYARLWGNGFLPTEHQGVQFRSGPDPVLFLNNPEGYDGTDRQEMLGYLKQLNQLQNEALGDPEVEARMAQYEMAFRMQTSVPEVMDTRGEPDSVFELYGPDSRDAGTYAANCLLARKLLEKDVKFVQLYHQGWDHHGGLPGGIPGQCKKIDQPTAALVMDLKQRGMLDDTLVIWGGEFGRTVYSQGKLTATDYGRDHHPRCFTMWMAGAGVKRGFSYGETDDFSYNITQNPVHVHDFQATLLHLLGVDHERLTFKFQGRRYRLTDVQGKVVQGILA; via the coding sequence ATGGGATACCATCCTGACGAGTTCCGGCTCTACACTCCGGAATTCCATAAGTTAAACGAAAAATTGGACCGCCGTCACTTTCTGACCAAGACATCCCTGGGTTTAGGTGCCCTGGCGGCTGGTACCCTGTTCGGAGCCGGAAAACCCTTCGGCAGTGCGGCTTCCGGAACTCCCGGTCTCTCAGAAGACTCGCAGGAAGCCTTGTTGCAGGCCTTGCCTCATTTTGCCCCAAAGGCCAAACGGGTGGTATACCTCTTCATGAGCGGCGGCCCCTCGCAATTCGAGACCTTCGACTACAAGCCTAAACTGGCTCCTATGTTCGGCCAGGATCTGCCCGACTCGGTTCGGCAAGGGCAACGGCTTACCGGCATGAGCGCCAACCAAAGCAGCCTGCCTATTGCTCCTTCTGTCTTTTCCTTTAACCAATACGGGGAGTCCCGTACCTGGGTGAGCGAGTTGCTGCCCCACTCCGCCCGGGTAGTGGATGAGCTTTGTATTGTCAAATCGCTTTATACCGAGGCCATCAACCATGATCCTGCCATTACCTTTTTCCAGACCGGCAGTCAGCTACCCGGTCGGCCTTCTATTGGCTCGTGGGTGAGTTATGGCCTGGGATCGCTGAATCAGAACCTACCCACCTTCATTGCGCTGGTCTCAAAAAATGCCAGTGGACAGCCCTTGTACGCCCGCTTGTGGGGGAATGGCTTCCTACCCACCGAACACCAGGGAGTCCAGTTTCGCTCGGGTCCCGATCCGGTGCTTTTCCTCAACAATCCCGAAGGGTACGACGGAACCGACCGCCAGGAAATGCTGGGGTACCTGAAGCAGCTGAATCAACTGCAAAACGAAGCCCTCGGCGATCCTGAGGTGGAAGCCCGCATGGCCCAATACGAAATGGCATTCCGGATGCAAACCTCGGTACCCGAAGTGATGGATACCCGCGGTGAACCTGACTCCGTCTTTGAGCTTTACGGGCCCGACAGCCGGGATGCCGGTACCTATGCGGCTAATTGCCTTTTGGCGCGCAAGCTGTTGGAAAAGGATGTAAAGTTCGTCCAGCTCTACCATCAGGGCTGGGACCACCACGGAGGCTTACCGGGGGGTATCCCGGGACAGTGCAAAAAAATCGACCAACCTACCGCGGCCCTGGTCATGGATCTGAAACAACGCGGGATGCTGGACGATACCCTGGTAATCTGGGGGGGCGAATTTGGTCGTACCGTGTATTCGCAGGGTAAACTGACCGCGACCGATTACGGCCGCGACCACCACCCGCGCTGCTTTACCATGTGGATGGCCGGCGCAGGAGTCAAGCGGGGCTTCTCCTACGGCGAAACTGATGATTTTAGCTACAACATCACCCAGAATCCGGTGCATGTCCACGATTTTCAGGCTACTCTGCTTCATTTGCTTGGCGTTGACCATGAGCGCCTTACTTTCAAATTCCAAGGTCGGCGTTACCGTCTGACCGATGTGCAGGGCAAGGTAGTGCAAGGAATCCTGGCTTAA
- a CDS encoding DUF5686 and carboxypeptidase-like regulatory domain-containing protein, with amino-acid sequence MNTFVLVRWIGFFGWLLLTGFATAQTTYRISGHITDSTTRQGIPFVSVAIRGTSSGATSDFEGNYVIVTSRPGDSLLVTSLGYATRTYPLTQETDQTIDIVLVPTSNLLQEVKVYAKGGDPAYPLIREAVKRRDQFDPSQLTAYQFDSYAKTEAYLDEFTGETRRPGLVNRNLAKLPALVGDDGKPVVPVFVSETYSEYYYRSNPAKIKEHVLKSRAIGVGISDGGLTAQFTGASFQQYNFYGNYVSLLRKDLPSPLGQYWEASYAYRLIDTVSVGGIQCYQIDFEPRQIKDLAFNGTVWIDTTRLGLLKIEANIDRRANINFVEALRLEQYWEDVETSGPDRPVRLPVLTQLLIDSDRPLPNAPGVVVRFYLVAQNLKVNEPLEPGFYEPALELAENYRQSTPDYWKEVRPQGLSREELRVFEVVDSVRNTPVMKTVGKVINLLNGGYLPFGSSGLELGPLIYSYANNDVEGHRLRLGLHTNVDFSRRWILHGYGAYGTLDRRFKYGGGVEFVAGKKPWTVIGLDHSYDLEQLGFSSKLIGSNFLWGAFSRFGELSRPYFQQHTRTYIRRELGGGFTQTVGLDTRTFDPKFPFAYQMPGDPDATYRSRYRTSELTLETRFAPGEIMVQDDNFRYGIPGSNQPTLVFRYELGTKALNGDFNYHRFQLGIEHSFRLGILGRTSYNINLGYTPSTLPYSLLFIPKGNPSLIYSSSGYNLMSRFEFANDHYAGLMFEHNFQGLLFNRIPAIKRLKWRFVVTGKALAGGVSPANARLTPSTGEMGQPLLGFQSLGRIPYVEVGYGIDNILKVIRVDAIHRLTHRDSPDAINFGIKVSSGLSF; translated from the coding sequence ATGAATACATTCGTTTTGGTGCGATGGATTGGATTTTTTGGTTGGCTCCTGCTAACCGGATTCGCCACGGCCCAAACGACCTACCGCATCAGCGGCCACATCACCGACAGCACCACCCGGCAGGGTATCCCGTTCGTCAGTGTGGCCATCCGGGGCACCAGTTCAGGCGCTACTTCGGATTTTGAAGGAAACTATGTGATTGTGACCAGCCGTCCCGGCGATTCGTTGCTAGTTACGAGCCTCGGGTACGCAACCCGAACCTACCCGCTCACGCAGGAGACGGACCAGACCATCGATATAGTGCTGGTACCTACCTCCAACTTGCTCCAGGAGGTGAAGGTATACGCCAAGGGCGGCGATCCCGCCTATCCCCTTATCCGGGAAGCCGTCAAACGCCGCGACCAGTTCGATCCCAGTCAGTTGACCGCCTATCAGTTTGACAGCTACGCCAAAACCGAGGCTTACCTCGACGAATTCACCGGAGAAACCCGCCGTCCCGGACTGGTAAATAGGAATCTGGCCAAACTACCCGCCCTCGTGGGAGACGACGGCAAGCCCGTGGTACCCGTGTTCGTGTCGGAAACTTACTCCGAATATTACTACCGCTCCAATCCCGCCAAAATCAAGGAACACGTCCTGAAGAGCCGGGCGATCGGGGTCGGTATCAGCGATGGCGGCCTCACCGCCCAATTTACGGGTGCTTCCTTCCAGCAATATAATTTTTACGGGAATTATGTCAGCCTGTTGCGCAAAGACCTGCCTTCACCCCTGGGACAATATTGGGAAGCTTCCTACGCCTACCGCCTCATCGACACGGTTTCTGTGGGGGGTATCCAGTGCTACCAGATCGACTTCGAGCCCAGGCAGATTAAGGATCTGGCTTTCAACGGGACTGTCTGGATCGATACCACGCGCCTGGGTCTGCTCAAGATCGAAGCCAACATCGACCGCCGGGCGAACATCAATTTTGTCGAAGCCCTCCGGTTGGAGCAGTACTGGGAGGATGTCGAAACCAGTGGCCCGGACCGCCCCGTGCGCCTCCCCGTGCTCACACAACTCCTCATCGACTCGGACCGTCCCCTGCCTAATGCACCGGGCGTGGTAGTGCGTTTTTATCTCGTGGCCCAGAATCTGAAAGTCAACGAGCCCCTGGAACCCGGCTTTTACGAACCCGCCCTGGAACTGGCCGAAAATTACCGGCAAAGTACCCCAGACTACTGGAAGGAGGTACGTCCCCAGGGGTTGAGCCGGGAGGAGCTGCGGGTGTTCGAAGTTGTGGACTCCGTTCGCAACACGCCCGTGATGAAAACCGTGGGCAAGGTCATTAATCTGCTCAACGGGGGGTACCTGCCCTTCGGTAGCTCGGGACTGGAACTGGGGCCACTTATCTACAGCTATGCCAACAACGACGTGGAAGGTCACCGATTGCGGCTGGGATTACACACCAACGTGGATTTCAGCCGTCGCTGGATCCTGCACGGGTACGGAGCGTACGGTACCCTCGACAGGCGATTCAAATACGGAGGTGGCGTAGAGTTTGTGGCCGGGAAAAAGCCCTGGACAGTCATCGGCCTCGACCACAGTTACGATCTTGAGCAGCTGGGATTCAGTAGTAAACTGATCGGCAGCAACTTTCTCTGGGGGGCCTTCAGCCGGTTCGGAGAGCTCAGCCGTCCCTACTTCCAGCAACATACCCGCACCTACATCCGGCGGGAGCTGGGGGGTGGGTTCACCCAGACCGTTGGCCTGGATACCCGTACCTTTGATCCGAAATTCCCCTTCGCCTACCAAATGCCCGGAGACCCCGATGCCACCTACCGGAGCCGGTACCGGACCAGTGAGCTTACACTGGAAACCCGCTTCGCCCCCGGAGAAATCATGGTACAGGACGACAACTTCCGCTACGGCATCCCAGGCAGTAATCAACCTACCCTTGTTTTTCGGTATGAGTTGGGAACCAAGGCCTTGAACGGTGATTTTAATTACCACCGTTTCCAGTTGGGGATCGAGCACTCGTTCCGGCTGGGGATATTGGGTCGGACCTCCTATAACATCAACCTGGGCTATACCCCTTCCACCCTACCCTATTCGCTGCTTTTTATTCCCAAGGGCAATCCATCCCTGATCTATTCCAGCAGTGGCTACAATCTGATGAGCCGCTTTGAATTTGCCAACGACCATTACGCCGGACTCATGTTCGAACACAATTTCCAGGGTCTGCTTTTTAACCGCATTCCAGCCATCAAACGGTTGAAATGGCGTTTTGTGGTGACGGGTAAGGCGCTGGCGGGCGGGGTGAGCCCGGCCAACGCCCGGCTGACGCCTTCCACCGGCGAAATGGGGCAACCCCTTTTGGGCTTCCAGTCATTAGGCCGAATCCCCTATGTGGAAGTAGGCTACGGAATTGATAATATCCTGAAGGTGATCCGGGTGGACGCCATCCACCGGCTTACGCACCGCGACAGTCCGGATGCCATCAACTTCGGCATCAAAGTTTCTTCCGGGCTGAGTTTCTAA